A window from Pseudomonas kribbensis encodes these proteins:
- a CDS encoding peptidase C39 family protein, producing MVQLFSRIRMALLVAGCVTALVGCAGSVAPEVQRLPERVELSGTFYRGEANQSGPQVLASLLSQQGIVITPGLLEKPLHLPGAEDKLQQNMQNLAREYGMVVYPVDARLPALLTQVAAGYPVMVRFSEGSAFWAEPRYAILSGYDRKKQKVLLRAGMNRRELMSFSSFESALEKSGGWAVLIQKPSQLPAAVDRQRWLKAADELAQAGQEREAAQARKALEAK from the coding sequence ATGGTGCAGCTATTTTCCCGGATTCGCATGGCACTGCTGGTGGCCGGTTGCGTGACAGCTTTGGTGGGGTGTGCGGGCAGTGTGGCGCCGGAAGTCCAGCGCCTGCCGGAGCGGGTCGAGCTCAGTGGCACCTTCTATCGGGGCGAAGCCAATCAGAGCGGGCCGCAGGTGTTGGCCAGTCTGCTGTCGCAGCAAGGCATCGTGATCACCCCGGGGTTGCTGGAAAAACCACTGCACCTGCCGGGCGCCGAGGACAAGCTTCAGCAGAATATGCAGAACCTGGCCCGCGAATACGGCATGGTCGTGTACCCGGTAGATGCCCGTTTGCCGGCGCTGCTGACCCAGGTGGCGGCGGGTTACCCGGTAATGGTGCGTTTCAGCGAAGGATCGGCGTTCTGGGCCGAGCCGCGGTACGCAATCCTTTCCGGCTATGACCGCAAGAAGCAGAAGGTTCTTTTGCGCGCGGGGATGAATCGTCGTGAACTGATGAGTTTCAGTTCTTTCGAGTCGGCGCTCGAGAAGTCGGGTGGCTGGGCGGTATTGATTCAGAAGCCTTCGCAGCTCCCGGCAGCGGTCGATCGCCAGCGTTGGCTGAAAGCCGCTGATGAGCTGGCGCAGGCTGGCCAGGAACGCGAGGCGGCGCAGGCGCGCAAGGCTCTGGAAGCGAAGTGA
- a CDS encoding TerC family protein, with translation MEYLLELASSPTAWIALATLVVMEIVLGIDNLIFISILTNKLPEQYRQKARRLGIGMALIMRLALLSTIAFIVQLTEPVIEILGQAFSWKDMILIAGGLFLVWKATTEIHHSMDPVPDDPKSATSTVTLGFAAAIGQILMLDMVFSIDSIITAVGMTEHLPIMVIAVVVSVLVMLFAADPLAKFINDNPSVVMLALGFLIMIGMTLIAEGFGAHVPKGYVYAAMAFSAAIEVLNMMSRRAKQKKLAAQA, from the coding sequence ATGGAATACCTGTTAGAACTCGCTTCCAGCCCGACGGCCTGGATTGCCTTGGCCACACTGGTGGTGATGGAAATCGTGCTCGGCATCGATAACCTGATCTTCATTTCGATCCTGACCAACAAGCTGCCCGAGCAGTACCGGCAGAAGGCCCGCCGCCTCGGTATCGGCATGGCGCTGATCATGCGTCTGGCGCTGTTGAGCACCATCGCCTTCATCGTGCAGTTGACTGAGCCAGTCATCGAGATCCTGGGCCAGGCGTTCTCCTGGAAGGACATGATCCTGATCGCCGGTGGCCTGTTCCTGGTGTGGAAGGCGACGACCGAGATCCATCACAGTATGGACCCGGTGCCGGACGATCCGAAGTCGGCTACCTCGACAGTAACCCTGGGCTTTGCCGCGGCCATCGGGCAGATCCTGATGCTGGACATGGTGTTCTCGATCGACAGCATCATTACCGCTGTCGGCATGACCGAACACTTGCCGATCATGGTGATCGCGGTGGTGGTTTCGGTACTGGTGATGCTGTTTGCGGCTGACCCGCTGGCCAAGTTCATCAACGACAACCCGTCGGTGGTAATGCTGGCCCTGGGCTTCCTGATCATGATCGGCATGACGCTGATCGCCGAAGGTTTCGGCGCCCACGTACCGAAAGGTTATGTGTATGCCGCCATGGCGTTCTCGGCTGCGATTGAGGTGTTGAACATGATGTCCCGTCGCGCCAAGCAGAAGAAACTGGCTGCCCAGGCGTAA
- the nhaR gene encoding transcriptional activator NhaR, with the protein MLNYRQLHYFWVVAKTGSIVRACEQLNLTPQTISGQISLLEQTYGIQLFQRVGRQLELTEAGRQALPYAEQMFQLGGELELMLRAQPNEQQILFRVGVADVVPKSIVYRLIAPTMELSEPLRITCREDKLERLLADLAIQRLDLVISDSPMPSHLDIKGYSQKLGECGISFFATAELAALYGQDFPRSLHGAPLLIPGAETVVRSRLQRWFAEQQIQPRIVGEFDDSALMQAFGQSGSGIFIGPSVIADEVKRQYGVELIGQTDAVSESFYAISVERKVKHPGIKAITEGARRELFTEF; encoded by the coding sequence ATGCTCAATTACCGACAACTGCATTACTTCTGGGTGGTGGCCAAGACCGGCAGCATCGTGCGCGCCTGCGAGCAACTGAACCTCACGCCGCAGACCATCAGCGGGCAGATTTCCCTGCTCGAACAGACCTACGGCATCCAGTTGTTCCAGCGAGTCGGCCGGCAACTCGAACTCACCGAAGCCGGGCGCCAGGCCCTGCCTTACGCCGAGCAGATGTTCCAGCTCGGCGGCGAACTGGAACTGATGTTGCGCGCACAACCCAACGAGCAGCAGATCCTGTTCCGGGTCGGCGTGGCGGACGTGGTGCCCAAATCCATCGTCTATCGCCTGATCGCACCGACCATGGAGCTCAGCGAACCGCTGCGCATCACTTGCCGCGAAGACAAACTTGAGCGATTACTGGCGGACCTGGCGATCCAGCGCCTGGACCTGGTGATCTCCGACAGCCCGATGCCCTCGCACTTGGACATCAAGGGCTACAGCCAGAAACTCGGGGAATGCGGGATCAGTTTCTTTGCCACCGCAGAATTGGCGGCGTTATACGGTCAGGATTTTCCGCGCAGCCTGCACGGCGCGCCGCTGCTGATTCCCGGCGCGGAGACCGTGGTGCGCAGCCGTTTGCAGCGCTGGTTCGCCGAGCAGCAGATTCAGCCAAGGATTGTCGGGGAGTTCGATGACAGCGCCCTGATGCAGGCGTTCGGCCAGTCCGGGAGCGGGATCTTCATCGGCCCGAGCGTGATTGCCGATGAGGTGAAGCGCCAGTACGGCGTCGAGTTGATCGGCCAGACCGATGCGGTGAGTGAGTCGTTCTACGCGATCTCGGTGGAACGCAAGGTCAAGCACCCCGGCATCAAAGCGATTACCGAAGGTGCCCGACGCGAGCTGTTTACCGAGTTTTAA
- a CDS encoding MFS transporter yields MLLPILLLSAAGFTVLTTEFVIVGLLPAIARDLEVTIPQAGLLVTLFAFTVAMFGPFLTAYFARFERRKLFITILIMFGLANTVAALAPNIWVMAIARLIPALGLPVFWALASETAVDIVGPDFAGRAIAKIGFGIVCATVFGIPVGTLISDAFGWRSAFAILAVIAFAKALLLFVYLPKTSLHQHQVSFASQFKILRSPLMLGHVLLSILVFSGMFTAYTYLADILERLAGFNGTVVGWCLMGFGAVGLIGNSLGGRAVDRHPLMASVMFCAFMIPGMVALVPNINSSLGLAAAMGIWGVTQAALFLVSHVRLMKAAPEAPAFAASLNIAGANLGIGLGAIIGGRVIDSAGLGFVGFAAAAFILLSIFLAMVLMVLKPRDVCATA; encoded by the coding sequence ATGCTGTTGCCCATCCTTCTGTTGTCTGCCGCCGGATTCACGGTGCTGACCACGGAGTTCGTCATCGTCGGCCTGTTGCCGGCGATTGCCCGCGACCTGGAAGTCACTATCCCGCAAGCCGGGTTGCTGGTGACTCTATTCGCTTTCACCGTGGCCATGTTCGGTCCTTTCTTGACCGCATATTTCGCCCGATTCGAACGGCGCAAACTGTTCATCACCATCCTGATCATGTTTGGTCTGGCCAATACCGTGGCGGCGCTGGCGCCGAACATCTGGGTCATGGCCATTGCTCGACTGATCCCGGCGCTGGGGTTGCCGGTGTTCTGGGCGCTGGCCAGCGAAACTGCCGTGGACATCGTCGGCCCGGACTTCGCCGGTCGCGCCATTGCCAAGATCGGCTTCGGCATCGTCTGTGCCACGGTGTTCGGCATTCCGGTGGGCACGCTGATTTCCGACGCGTTCGGCTGGCGCAGTGCATTCGCCATTCTGGCGGTGATTGCGTTCGCCAAGGCCTTGCTGCTGTTTGTCTACCTGCCGAAAACCAGCCTGCACCAGCACCAGGTCAGCTTCGCTTCGCAGTTCAAGATCCTGCGCAGCCCGCTGATGCTTGGCCATGTATTGCTGTCGATCCTGGTGTTCAGCGGCATGTTCACGGCCTACACCTATCTGGCGGACATCCTTGAGCGTCTGGCTGGCTTCAATGGCACCGTGGTCGGTTGGTGCCTGATGGGCTTTGGCGCAGTCGGGCTGATCGGCAACTCGCTGGGCGGGCGCGCGGTGGATCGCCATCCGCTGATGGCCTCGGTGATGTTCTGCGCGTTCATGATTCCCGGGATGGTGGCGCTGGTACCGAACATCAATTCGTCGCTGGGTCTGGCGGCGGCCATGGGCATCTGGGGCGTGACTCAGGCGGCGCTGTTTCTGGTCAGCCACGTGCGTTTGATGAAAGCCGCACCTGAGGCGCCGGCCTTCGCTGCGTCGTTGAACATTGCCGGGGCCAACCTCGGGATCGGTCTGGGCGCGATTATTGGCGGTCGAGTGATCGACAGTGCCGGCCTGGGCTTCGTAGGCTTCGCGGCCGCCGCGTTCATCCTGCTGTCGATTTTCCTCGCCATGGTGTTGATGGTGCTCAAGCCGCGCGATGTCTGCGCAACGGCTTAA
- the sstT gene encoding serine/threonine transporter SstT produces the protein MTASSPSLLQRLQSLSLVTQILIGLIAGIALALLAPEAAKGTAFIGKVFVSALKAVAPILVFVLVMASIANHKHGQETHIRPILFLYLLGTFGAAVVAVVASTLFPSHLVLSTDNVAVTAPGGIGEVLQSLLLSVVDNPVTALMNANFIGILAWAIGMGVAIRHAGDTTREVVSDLSNGVTLIVRVVIRFAPLGIFGLVASTLATSGFGALVGYAHLLAVLLGCMAFVALVMNPLIVFWKLRRNPYPLTLKCLRESGITAFFTRSSAANIPVNLELSKRLGLHEDTYSVSIPLGATINMAGASITITVLTLAAVHTLGIAVDIPTAILLSVVAAICACGASGVAGGSLLLIPLACSLFGIPSEIAMQVVAVGFIIGVLQDSAETALNSSTDVLFTAAACLGEEQKAQRPA, from the coding sequence ATGACCGCTTCATCCCCTTCTCTATTGCAACGCCTGCAAAGCCTCAGCCTGGTCACGCAGATCCTGATCGGCCTGATTGCCGGCATCGCCCTGGCGCTGCTCGCACCGGAAGCCGCGAAAGGCACCGCTTTCATCGGCAAGGTGTTCGTCTCGGCGCTGAAAGCCGTGGCGCCGATTCTGGTGTTCGTGCTGGTCATGGCCTCGATTGCCAACCACAAGCACGGCCAGGAAACCCATATCCGGCCAATTCTGTTCCTCTATCTGCTGGGCACCTTTGGCGCTGCGGTGGTGGCCGTGGTTGCCAGCACCCTTTTCCCGTCGCATCTGGTGCTGTCCACCGACAACGTCGCCGTGACGGCACCGGGCGGCATCGGTGAAGTCCTGCAAAGCCTGCTGTTGAGCGTGGTCGATAACCCGGTCACCGCGCTGATGAACGCCAACTTCATCGGCATTCTGGCCTGGGCCATCGGCATGGGCGTGGCCATCCGCCACGCCGGTGATACCACCCGGGAAGTGGTCAGCGATTTGTCCAACGGCGTGACCCTGATCGTGCGCGTGGTGATCCGCTTCGCACCGCTGGGGATTTTCGGCCTGGTGGCTTCGACCCTGGCCACTTCCGGTTTTGGCGCACTGGTCGGCTACGCTCACCTGTTGGCGGTGCTGTTGGGCTGCATGGCCTTCGTGGCACTGGTGATGAACCCGCTGATCGTGTTCTGGAAACTGCGCCGCAACCCGTATCCGCTGACGCTGAAATGCCTGCGTGAAAGCGGCATCACCGCGTTCTTCACGCGCAGTTCGGCGGCGAACATTCCGGTCAACCTGGAACTGAGCAAACGCCTGGGCCTGCACGAAGATACCTATTCGGTCTCGATTCCGCTGGGCGCGACCATCAACATGGCCGGTGCGTCGATCACCATCACCGTGCTGACCCTCGCCGCCGTGCATACACTGGGCATCGCCGTGGACATCCCGACCGCGATCCTGCTCAGCGTTGTCGCCGCAATCTGCGCGTGCGGTGCGTCCGGTGTAGCCGGCGGTTCGCTGCTGCTGATCCCGCTGGCGTGCAGCCTGTTCGGCATCCCGAGCGAAATCGCCATGCAGGTGGTGGCGGTCGGTTTCATCATCGGCGTACTGCAGGATTCGGCCGAGACGGCGCTGAACTCCTCAACCGACGTGCTGTTCACCGCTGCGGCTTGCCTGGGCGAAGAACAGAAAGCCCAGCGTCCGGCGTAA
- a CDS encoding DUF1993 domain-containing protein, with product MTISLYAASVPVFQQMLNALSDVLKKAEAHATAKNIDPNAFLQARLYPDMFPLVRQVQIAVDFAKGVSSRLAEVEIPKYDDTETTFAELQALITKVLAFIGEIKPEQINGKEGIEIVTRPGTPKEKRFSGQAYLLSYGLPQFFFHVTTAYDLLRHNGVEIGKRDYMGAF from the coding sequence ATGACCATTTCCCTGTACGCCGCATCCGTCCCGGTTTTCCAACAAATGCTCAACGCCCTGAGCGATGTGCTGAAAAAAGCCGAAGCCCACGCCACCGCGAAAAACATCGACCCGAACGCCTTCCTGCAAGCGCGTCTGTACCCGGACATGTTTCCGCTGGTGCGTCAGGTGCAGATCGCCGTGGACTTCGCCAAAGGCGTTTCCTCGCGTCTGGCCGAAGTCGAAATCCCGAAATACGACGACACCGAAACCACCTTCGCCGAGCTGCAAGCGCTGATCACCAAGGTCCTGGCCTTCATCGGCGAGATCAAGCCTGAGCAAATCAACGGCAAGGAAGGCATCGAGATCGTGACCCGTCCGGGCACCCCGAAAGAGAAGCGCTTCAGCGGCCAGGCTTACCTGCTGAGCTACGGCCTGCCGCAGTTCTTCTTCCACGTCACCACCGCTTACGACCTGCTGCGTCACAACGGCGTTGAAATCGGCAAGCGCGATTACATGGGCGCGTTCTAA
- a CDS encoding YceH family protein, protein MSTELETNVNEPRLNATEIRILGSLIEKQATSPETYPLTLNALVLACNQKTSREPVMNLTQGQVGQSLRALEGRGFAKLVMGSRADRWEHKVDKALELVPAQMILTGLMFLRGPQTVNELLTRSGRMHEFEDAEQVVHQLERLIARDLAVLIPRQAGQREDRYTHALGDPADIEAIIAARQNPSDRGAASGVSVERIEELEARIAALEERLARLE, encoded by the coding sequence ATGTCCACAGAACTTGAAACCAACGTCAACGAACCACGGCTCAACGCCACGGAAATCCGCATTCTGGGTTCGCTGATCGAGAAACAGGCCACCAGCCCGGAAACATATCCGCTGACCCTCAACGCACTGGTGCTGGCCTGCAATCAGAAAACCAGCCGGGAACCGGTGATGAACCTGACCCAGGGCCAGGTCGGCCAGAGCTTGCGCGCCCTCGAAGGTCGCGGTTTCGCCAAGCTGGTGATGGGTAGCCGCGCCGACCGCTGGGAGCACAAGGTCGACAAGGCGCTGGAGCTGGTGCCGGCACAGATGATTCTGACCGGGCTGATGTTCCTGCGCGGCCCGCAGACCGTCAACGAACTGTTGACCCGCAGCGGTCGCATGCATGAATTCGAAGACGCCGAACAAGTGGTGCATCAACTGGAGCGCCTGATCGCCCGGGACCTGGCGGTGCTGATTCCGCGTCAGGCCGGCCAGCGCGAGGACCGCTACACCCATGCACTGGGCGATCCGGCGGACATCGAGGCGATTATTGCGGCACGACAGAATCCGAGTGATCGCGGCGCTGCCAGCGGTGTGTCAGTGGAGCGCATCGAAGAGCTGGAAGCGCGGATTGCAGCGCTGGAAGAGCGCCTGGCCCGCCTCGAATAA
- a CDS encoding cupin domain-containing protein: MHPPILNLNDVELEPLPEALAPEGETAGRYQQRFARIGQQLGAQKLGYRLYALPPGMRGSPFHSHRVNEEMFYVVAGEGEVRLGAERFPIRAGDVIACPPGGPEKAHQIINTSSQELRYLAVSTQQQPDICEYPDSNKYAVMDNFSIDAEGNASGFVAVARQSDGVDYWDGE, from the coding sequence ATGCACCCGCCCATTCTCAACCTGAATGATGTCGAACTCGAACCGTTGCCCGAAGCCCTGGCCCCCGAAGGCGAAACCGCCGGGCGTTATCAGCAGCGGTTCGCCCGAATCGGCCAGCAACTGGGTGCGCAGAAGCTCGGTTATCGGCTGTATGCGCTGCCGCCGGGCATGCGTGGCAGTCCGTTCCACAGCCATCGGGTCAATGAGGAGATGTTCTACGTGGTGGCCGGGGAAGGGGAGGTGCGCTTGGGGGCCGAGCGTTTCCCGATCCGCGCCGGCGACGTGATCGCCTGCCCGCCGGGCGGCCCGGAAAAGGCGCATCAAATCATCAACACCAGCTCGCAGGAGCTGCGCTATCTGGCAGTCAGCACCCAGCAGCAACCGGACATCTGTGAATACCCGGACTCGAACAAATACGCGGTGATGGATAATTTCAGCATCGATGCCGAGGGCAATGCCTCGGGATTCGTCGCGGTGGCGCGGCAGTCGGACGGGGTGGATTACTGGGACGGCGAGTAA
- a CDS encoding shikimate 5-dehydrogenase, whose translation MQMNPNKDTQLCMSLSGRPGNFGLRFHNHLYEQLGLNFYYKAFSSQDLPGAVGGIRALGIRGCGVSMPFKEACIALVDELDASAAAIQSINTIVNTNGHLKAYNTDYIAIAQLLDTHAVPKDSTFALRGSGGMAKAVASALRDGGYKNGLIVARNERAGRALADSLGYRWQAEMGDERPQMLINVTPVGMDGGPEAGQLAFEVDVIKSADTVFDVVAIPSETPLIVRGRAEGKKVITGLEVIAIQALEQFVLYTGVRPTVEQFDAAVAFARS comes from the coding sequence ATGCAGATGAACCCCAACAAAGACACCCAATTGTGCATGTCCCTGTCTGGGCGTCCCGGGAATTTCGGTCTGCGTTTTCATAACCATTTGTACGAACAACTGGGCCTGAATTTCTACTACAAGGCCTTCAGCAGCCAGGATCTGCCGGGCGCCGTCGGCGGGATCCGGGCGCTGGGCATCCGTGGTTGCGGGGTGTCGATGCCGTTCAAGGAGGCCTGCATTGCCCTGGTCGACGAGCTGGATGCCTCGGCAGCGGCGATCCAGTCGATCAACACCATCGTCAACACCAACGGCCATCTCAAGGCCTACAACACCGATTACATCGCCATCGCCCAGTTGCTTGACACCCACGCGGTGCCGAAGGACTCGACTTTCGCCCTGCGCGGCAGCGGCGGCATGGCCAAAGCGGTGGCCAGTGCCTTGCGCGATGGTGGTTACAAGAATGGTCTGATCGTGGCCCGCAACGAGCGCGCCGGCCGTGCGCTGGCCGATTCCCTCGGCTATCGGTGGCAGGCGGAAATGGGTGACGAGCGCCCGCAGATGCTGATCAACGTGACGCCGGTCGGCATGGACGGTGGTCCGGAAGCGGGTCAGTTGGCGTTTGAAGTGGATGTGATCAAGTCTGCCGACACCGTGTTCGATGTGGTGGCGATCCCCTCGGAAACCCCACTGATCGTGCGTGGCCGCGCTGAAGGCAAAAAAGTCATCACCGGGCTGGAAGTGATCGCGATCCAGGCGCTGGAGCAGTTCGTGCTGTACACCGGCGTGCGGCCGACGGTCGAGCAGTTCGATGCAGCGGTGGCGTTTGCCCGCAGTTGA
- a CDS encoding AI-2E family transporter yields MNQKSLQFKSLTVLLLLVTVAFIWILLPFYGAVFWAVILGIVFAPMQRRLQQRFGWQRNLTSLCTLSVCVVIAILPVIVISVLLVQEGATLYDNIESGKLDIGAYLAQFKHSLPPYFQHLLDRFGMGELNALREKIVKAAMQGSQVLATQAFSFGQGTFDFVVSFFIMLYLLFFFLRDGAELARKVRTAVPLEEHHKRRLQLKFNRVVRATVKGNLLVAITQGALGGAIFWFLDIPSALLWAVLMAFLSLLPAVGAGIVWAPVAVYFLLSGMIWQGVVLGLFGVFVIGLVDNVLRPVLVGKDTRMPDYMILISTLGGMAVFGLNGFVIGPLIAALFMSSWALFVETRPKVQLP; encoded by the coding sequence ATGAACCAAAAGAGTCTGCAATTCAAATCCCTCACCGTGCTGTTGCTGCTGGTGACGGTGGCCTTTATCTGGATCCTGCTGCCGTTCTACGGCGCGGTGTTCTGGGCGGTGATCCTAGGCATTGTATTCGCGCCGATGCAACGCCGGTTGCAGCAGAGGTTCGGCTGGCAACGCAACCTGACGTCACTGTGCACCTTGAGTGTCTGCGTGGTGATCGCGATTCTGCCGGTGATCGTCATCAGCGTGTTGCTGGTGCAGGAAGGGGCGACGCTCTACGACAACATCGAAAGCGGCAAGCTCGATATCGGTGCGTACCTGGCGCAGTTCAAGCACAGCCTGCCGCCGTACTTTCAGCACCTGCTCGACCGTTTCGGTATGGGCGAACTCAATGCCTTGCGCGAGAAGATCGTCAAGGCGGCGATGCAGGGCAGTCAGGTGCTGGCGACCCAGGCATTCAGTTTCGGCCAGGGCACGTTCGATTTCGTGGTGAGCTTTTTCATCATGTTGTACTTGCTGTTTTTCTTTCTGCGCGACGGCGCCGAACTGGCGCGCAAGGTGCGCACGGCGGTACCGCTGGAAGAGCATCACAAGCGGCGCCTGCAACTGAAATTCAATCGGGTGGTGCGCGCCACGGTCAAAGGCAACCTGCTGGTGGCCATTACGCAAGGCGCGCTGGGCGGGGCGATTTTCTGGTTTCTCGACATACCCAGCGCGTTGCTTTGGGCGGTGTTGATGGCGTTTCTGTCGCTGCTGCCGGCGGTGGGGGCCGGGATCGTCTGGGCGCCGGTGGCGGTTTACTTCCTGCTCAGCGGGATGATCTGGCAGGGCGTGGTGCTGGGGCTGTTCGGGGTGTTCGTGATCGGCCTGGTGGATAACGTGCTGCGTCCGGTGCTGGTGGGCAAGGACACGCGCATGCCGGACTACATGATCCTGATCTCGACGCTGGGCGGGATGGCGGTATTCGGTCTTAATGGTTTCGTGATCGGGCCGCTGATCGCTGCATTGTTCATGTCGAGCTGGGCGCTGTTCGTCGAAACCAGACCGAAGGTGCAGTTGCCTTAA
- the yegQ gene encoding tRNA 5-hydroxyuridine modification protein YegQ — protein sequence MTPSFTPELLAPAGTLKNMRYAFAYGADAVYAGQPRYSLRVRNNEFDHANLALGIREAQAQGKRFYVVVNIAPHNAKLKTFLKDLAPVIEMAPDALIMSDPGLIMLVRRHFPQMPIHLSVQANTVNWASVEFWQQQGLSRIILSRELSLEEIGEIREQVPGMELEVFVHGALCMAYSGRCLLSGYMNKRDANQGTCTNACRWKYSAQEASENQLGEIVQTFEPQPTLGLGAPTDQVFLLQEANRPGEMMPAFEDEHGTYIMNAKDLRAVQHVERLTRMGVHSLKIEGRTKSHFYCARTTQVYRRAIDDAVAGREFDRSLMTDLESLAQRGYTEGFLRRHVHDEYQNYQNGSSVSERQQFVGELTGERRDRLAEVKVKNRFALGDHLELMTPKGNFHFDLHELQSLKGEAIDVAPGDGHTVYLPIPDAVDLRFGLLMRDVSGA from the coding sequence ATGACGCCCTCCTTCACCCCGGAATTGCTCGCCCCCGCCGGCACCCTGAAAAACATGCGCTACGCCTTCGCCTACGGCGCCGATGCGGTCTACGCCGGCCAGCCGCGCTACAGCCTGCGGGTGCGCAACAACGAGTTCGACCACGCCAATCTGGCCCTCGGCATTCGTGAAGCCCAGGCCCAGGGCAAGCGCTTCTACGTGGTGGTCAACATCGCGCCGCACAACGCCAAGCTCAAGACCTTCCTCAAGGATCTGGCGCCGGTGATCGAGATGGCACCGGATGCACTGATCATGTCCGACCCCGGCCTGATCATGCTGGTGCGCCGGCACTTTCCGCAGATGCCGATTCACCTGTCGGTGCAGGCCAACACGGTGAATTGGGCGAGCGTCGAATTCTGGCAGCAACAAGGGCTGAGCCGGATCATCCTGTCCCGGGAGCTGTCGCTGGAAGAGATCGGCGAAATCCGCGAGCAGGTGCCGGGCATGGAACTGGAAGTGTTCGTCCACGGCGCGCTGTGCATGGCCTACTCCGGCCGCTGCCTGCTCTCCGGCTACATGAACAAGCGCGACGCCAATCAGGGCACCTGCACCAACGCCTGCCGCTGGAAATATTCGGCGCAGGAAGCCAGCGAAAACCAGCTCGGCGAAATCGTGCAGACCTTCGAACCGCAACCGACCCTCGGCCTCGGCGCCCCCACCGATCAAGTGTTCCTGCTGCAGGAAGCCAATCGTCCCGGCGAGATGATGCCGGCCTTCGAAGACGAGCACGGCACCTACATCATGAACGCCAAGGACCTGCGCGCGGTGCAGCATGTCGAGCGCCTGACCCGCATGGGCGTGCACTCGCTGAAGATCGAAGGCCGGACCAAATCGCACTTCTATTGCGCCCGCACCACTCAGGTTTACCGCCGGGCTATCGACGATGCGGTGGCCGGTCGCGAATTCGACCGCAGCCTGATGACCGATCTGGAATCCCTCGCCCAGCGTGGCTACACCGAAGGTTTCCTGCGCCGGCATGTGCATGACGAATACCAGAACTACCAGAACGGCAGCTCGGTGTCGGAGCGTCAGCAATTCGTTGGCGAGCTGACCGGCGAGCGCCGGGATCGGCTGGCCGAGGTCAAAGTGAAGAACCGCTTTGCCCTGGGCGATCATCTGGAACTGATGACGCCCAAGGGCAACTTCCATTTTGATCTGCATGAATTGCAGAGCCTCAAGGGCGAGGCCATCGATGTGGCGCCGGGGGACGGGCACACCGTGTACCTGCCGATTCCGGATGCGGTGGATCTGCGCTTCGGCCTGTTGATGCGCGACGTGAGCGGAGCCTGA